One region of Salvia miltiorrhiza cultivar Shanhuang (shh) chromosome 3, IMPLAD_Smil_shh, whole genome shotgun sequence genomic DNA includes:
- the LOC131016204 gene encoding uncharacterized protein LOC131016204, translating into MDRTNALRLLATLMLLVLYPKAESQWVSHHPLPPANLPPLCASQFALANRACSLLPYTPVPPPSPPSPPTPLPTEGHHDHHRRHHHGHKHHRHKETGAEADCCRWLKEVDDVCICGLLVHLPPFLARPAHNYTVSVGEFCQVTFACASRCVPF; encoded by the coding sequence ATGGATAGAACCAATGCCCTCCGCTTGCTTGCCACTCTGATGCTTCTAGTGCTGTACCCAAAGGCAGAAAGCCAGTGGGTTTCCCACCACCCACTGCCACCAGCAAATCTTCCCCCACTTTGTGCTTCGCAGTTTGCATTAGCAAACCGTGCATGTTCGTTGCTACCCTATACACCAGTTCCTCCACCATCCCCTCCTTCCCCACCAACACCCCTTCCCACGGAGGGCCATCATGACCACCATAGGCGGCACCACCACGGCCACAAGCACCATAGGCACAAAGAGACGGGCGCTGAAGCAGATTGCTGTAGGTGGTTGAAAGAAGTTGATGACGTCTGCATTTGTGGCCTGTTGGTTCACTTGCCTCCATTCCTTGCCAGGCCGGCGCATAATTACACGGTGTCCGTAGGCGAATTTTGCCAGGTTACTTTTGCCTGTGCATCAAGGTGCGTGCCATTCTGA
- the LOC131016203 gene encoding protein WHAT'S THIS FACTOR 1 homolog, chloroplastic, whose protein sequence is MLSKSRRLFMFRAHNPKIPSLYSILQFNASMSNLKVVWRKDTKLDQAIENDKKWRLCYRVVREVLNEPGQVIPLQYLAKRRERLRLPVKLEAFLSQNPGLFDIYKDRIRPKSDLVEFVRPSDRLNRFSEEEKLIYRENEPLIVAKLCKLLMMANHRVVSAAKLVEVKKEFGFPNDFLVKLVSAYPEYFRLHGLPGEGQSYLELVSCNEEFAKSVIERRAEEESRLMGINVRPAFEWKLPPGFFFKKEMREWVRDWMELPYISPYEDVSHLDPASPEMEKRLVGVFHELLSLSIYKRVPVPILGKLCKDFRYSKAFTSVFTRHSGIFYMSLKGGIQTAMLREAYKGEELVDLDPLCEIKNKFVEMLEEGWRERAQKLRLRRESIRKDMELAAVRNKELKCDKQNTEL, encoded by the coding sequence ATGCTATCAAAATCCAGACGTTTATTCATGTTTCGAGCCCATAATCCGAAGATTCCTTCTCTCTACTCCATCCTCCAATTCAATGCTTCAATGTCAAACCTAAAAGTGGTATGGCGAAAGGATACGAAACTCGATCAAGCAATCGAGAACGACAAGAAATGGCGGCTCTGCTACCGGGTCGTCCGAGAAGTCCTAAACGAACCGGGTCAGGTAATCCCGCTCCAATACTTAGCTAAACGCCGCGAGCGGCTTCGGTTGCCCGTCAAACTTGAAGCATTTCTTTCCCAAAATCCGGGTTTGTTTGATATATATAAGGACAGGATTAGGCCCAAATCCGACTTGGTTGAGTTCGTTCGGCCTAGTGATAGACTGAACCGGTTTTCGGAGGAGGAGAAATTGATTTACCGCGAAAATGAGCCGTTGATTGTTGCTAAATTGTGTAAATTGCTCATGATGGCGAATCATAGAGTTGTTAGTGCTGCAAAATTGGTTGAGGTGAAGAAGGAATTCGGTTTCCCTAATGATTTTCTGGTGAAATTGGTGTCTGCGTATCCAGAGTATTTTAGGTTGCACGGATTGCCCGGAGAGGGGCAGTCGTACCTTGAATTAGTTTCTTGTAATGAGGAGTTTGCTAAGTCGGTTATTGAGAGACGAGCGGAGGAGGAGTCGAGGTTGATGGGGATTAACGTTAGGCCGGCATTCGAGTGGAAGCTTCCACCAGGGTTCTTTTTCAAGAAGGAAATGAGGGAGTGGGTTAGGGACTGGATGGAGCTCCCTTACATTTCTCCATATGAGGATGTGTCGCATTTGGATCCTGCTTCGCCGGAAATGGAGAAGAGGCTGGTGGGGGTTTTCCACGAGCTGCTCTCGCTGTCAATTTATAAGAGAGTGCCAGTGCCCATTCTAGGCAAGCTTTGTAAGGATTTTAGGTATTCTAAAGCATTCACGAGTGTGTTTACAAGGCATTCAGGGATTTTCTATATGTCTTTGAAAGGTGGAATTCAGACAGCAATGTTGAGGGAAGCATATAAGGGTGAGGAGTTGGTTGATCTCGATCCACTGTGTGAGATAAAGAATAAGTTTGTTGAAATGCTGGAAGAGGGATGGCGGGAGAGGGCTCAGAAATTGAGATTGCGCAGAGAAAGTATTCGCAAGGATATGGAACTCGCGGCTGTTAGGAATAAGGAACTGAAATGTGATAAGCAGAATACAGAATTATGA